In the genome of Botrytis cinerea B05.10 chromosome 5, complete sequence, one region contains:
- the Bcpxa1 gene encoding Bcpxa1, whose translation MASQSTLRYSDPIGALYQKYANLVRSRIQGASKTAKLIATLLLTISIICGGTFGHRSWQKRAAEKEQGQRLHRRNSGLKNKDGSRVVFVPYKDTTSKVTIYPTKPLTFDAHRRLFLNPPRAAGLTDGQQTPQIPPPQTKPGLNLAFLHQFLSLLSIMIPRWSSKETGLLLSHGIFLLLRTYLSLVVARLDGVIVRDLVAGNGKAFSWGIVKWCGIGGLASYTNAMIKFLQSKVSIAFRTRLTRYIHDLYLNDNLNYYKLSNLDGGVGQGADQFITQDLTLFCESAASLYSSLGKPFVDLCVFNYQLYRSLGPLALTGLMTNYFLTASILRRLSPPFGKLKAVEGRKEGDFRGLHARLIANAEEVAFYGGANMEKNFLDKEFKSLKRWMEGIYTLKIRYNILEDFVLKYSWSAYGYLLSSLPVFLPAWGGLGGVAELADVSVVGGRERGRMKEFITNKRLMLSLADAGGRMMYSIKDLSELAGYTSRVYTLISTLHRVHANAYFPPRAIQSELFSLSDVQGTTQKGFDGVRLENVPVVAPSVYPHGGEELIDSLSLVVHSGEHLLISGSNGVGKSAISRIVAGLWPVYRGLVSRARTTGTDGIMFLPQRPYLSVGTLRDQVIYPDGEVEMRSKGRRDIELKRILEEARLGYLPDREGGWDTRKEWKDVLSGGEKQRMAIARLLYHEPRYAFIDEGTSAVSSDVEGLLYETCKEKGITLITISTRASLKRYHTYNLKLGLGDGGEWEYERIGTEREKMGTEKELQELRERMQMEQAWEERKRGIERELEEVWVEGGEILEEIVYSGEKEGGEDGEGEGEGEGEAEDGGGEGEGDATVKVEGQEEVEVNDEGEGKTPVET comes from the exons ATGGCTTCGCAATCTACTTTGCGGTATTCCGATCCCATCGGCGCGCTGTATCAAAAATATGCGAATCTCGTTCGTAGTCGAATACAGGGAGCCTCAAAGACAGCAAAACTTATCGCAACTCTACTCCTCACGATTTCGATAATATGCGGAGGTACTTTTGGCCATCGATCGTGGCAGAAACGAGCGGCAGAAAAAGAGCAAGGACAGAGATTACACAGGCGGAATTCTGGACTTAAGAATAAGGATGGATCGCGGGTGGTATTCGTACCATATAAAGACACAACCTCCAAAGTCACCATCTACCCTACAAAACCTTTGACGTTCGATGCTCATAGGAGACTTTTTCTGAATCCACCTCGAGCTGCGGGACTTACGGATGGTCAACAAACCCCGCAGATTCCACCTCCTCAGACGAAGCCGGGGTTGAATCTAGCATTTTTGCATCAATTTCTTAGTCTCTTGAGTATAATGATCCCAAGATGGTCAAGTAAAGAGACCGGTCTACTTCTGAGCCATGGCATCTTTTTGTTGCTTCGAACATACTTGTCATTGGTTGTGGCACGATTAGATGGTGTGATTGTTAGAGATTTGGTCGCAGGTAATGGGAAAGCCTTCAGTTGGGGCATCGTAAAG TGGTGTGGTATTGGGGGTTTGGCTTCATACACAAATGCTATGATCAAATTCCTTCAATCCAAAGTTTCAATTGCTTTCCGCACAAGATTAACGAGATACATTCACGATTTGTATCTTAATGATAACCTCAACTACTATAAACTCTCAAACCTTGATGGAGGCGTTGGGCAAGGTGCAGATCAATTTATAACGCAGGACTTGACGCTTTTCTGTGAATCAGCAGCAAGTCTATATTCATCGTTAGGCAAACCCTTCGTTGATTTGTGTGTTTTCAACTATCAGTTATACCGATCTCTTGGACCATTGGCTTTGACTGGGTTAATGACAAATTACTTTTTGACGGCTTCAATCCTTCGACGACTTTCACCACCATTTGGAAAGTTGAAAGCTGTTGAAGGACGTAAAGAAGGAGATTTCCGCGGTCTCCATGCTCGTCTCATTGCAAATGCAGAAGAGGTGGCATTTTATGGAGGTGCCAATATGGAAAAGAACTTTCTAGATAAAGAGTTTAAAAGTCTcaaaagatggatggaagggaTATATACACTTAAAATTCGCTACAACATACTTGAAGATTTTGTTCTCAAATACAGTTGGAGTGCATATGGTTATTTACTCAGCTCATTGCCAGTATTTCTTCCTGCATGGGGTGGCCTTGGTGGAGTTGCGGAGTTGGCAGATGTTTCTGTAGTAGGCGGTCGCGAAAGAGGTCGAATGAAGGAGTTCATCACCAATAAGCGACTCATGTTATCATTAGCTGATGCTGGTGGACGTATGATGTATTCGATCAAAGATCTCTCGGAATTAGCTGGGTATACGAGTCGAGTCTATACGCTGATTTCAACCCTTCACCGAGTTCACGCAAACGCATACTTTCCTCCTCGAGCCATTCAATCAGAGCTTTTCTCCCTTTCAGATGTACAGGGCACGACTCAAAAAGGATTCGACGGGGTTAGGTTAGAAAATGTACCTGTAGTCGCTCCATCGGTCTATCCACATGGTGGAGAAGAATTAATAGATTCCCTCTCCCTGGTTGTTCACTCCGGCGAACATCTCCTC ATCTCCGGCTCAAACGGCGTTGGTAAAAGTGCCATCTCCCGTATCGTTGCAGGCCTCTGGCCGGTGTATCGAGGTCTCGTCTCTCGTGCCCGCACAACCGGAACCGATGGCATCATGTTCTTACCCCAACGTCCTTATCTCAGCGTCGGTACTCTACGCGATCAAGTCATTTATCCAGATGGTGAAGTCGAAATGCGTTCTAAAGGCCGTCgcgatattgaattaaaacGTATTCTCGAAGAAGCACGCTTGGGATATCTGCCTGATAGAGAAGGCGGCTGGGATACGAGAAAGGAATGGAAAGATGTACTTAGCGGAGGAGAAAAACAACGCATGGCTATTGCGAGATTGTTGTATCATGAACCCAGATATGCGTTTATAGATGAAGGTACTTCTGCTGTCTCAAGCGATGTGGAGGGACTTCTTTACGAGACGTGCAAGGAAAAGGGAATTACGTTGATTACGATCAGTACGCGAGCGAGTCTGAAGAGATACCATACGTATAATTTGAAGCTGGGATTGGGCGATGGGGGAGAGTGGGAGTATGAGAGGATTGGGAcggagagggaaaagatgGGTACGGAGAAGGAGTTGCAGGAATTGAGGGAGAGGATGCAGATGGAACAGGCttgggaggagaggaagagggggaTTGAGAGGGAATTGGAGGAGGTGTGggtggaggggggagagatATTGGAGGAGATTGTGTATAGTGGGGAGAAAGAGGGgggtgaagatggagagggtgagggtgagggtgagggtgaggcagaagatggagggggagaaggagaaggagatgcAACTGTAAAGGTGGAGGGGCAGGAGGAGGTAGAAGTTAACgatgaaggggaagggaaaacTCCAGTTGAGACGTGA